The window TGGTTATTTTCATACTGGCAGTGGTTTCCAGTCCCCTATGCCactgaactgctgccttgggggagatgctacataGAGGCAGAATTAACCAGTTGAGTGCCACTCCAAGCCAAATCTGATGTCTGTGGTTCATAGGATTGCTTGAGCTTGCTGCTTATCTGACCCTGCCcctgaagcagaactaaaccccttttaatataagaagaaaaaaaaaaaggcaggtcCTTTTCGCAATGAAATAACCTtcttgcctgattgcaaattgTAAATACACTCCTATGTCCAGTTGTACGGTGCCAAAATCTTCTTCTTTGTTTTGATCTACAACCATCTTGATTGATTGGGCCGGAGTGATATAATGAGCTGAGGATCTATAGCGGTAAgcgttttattgcagaagggacattgcctgttcctttctgcaacaaagaccTGTCTAACAGCtgtttttaaaagtgtaactcaagttccacttttaggtttgcatgatcGGGTCCAGTCAATATTACAGATAAGGCCAGGCAATGTCCCTTGAGCAAAAATTCATCCTACCTGCCTGATGGTTCTGGGTTTctaaagttaaagctgaactacgcATGTGCAGCATCAGGTTTGGTTGCCAGGGACCCCCAGCAATCCTGCCCCCCCATGCATGTGTCAGGAACAATGAACTCCCCTGCAGTCacatcatcccagcacagccaaatcaagatggccaaggactGTCTGGAAGAGgaataaggctgggtacacaagtgcaatatttgttgctggaaaggggtctttcatgatcctttccaaaaacaaaagactgcataatgcatgaacaagttctgtacatacagcaccgttctgctctatggagaggggaggagggagaatggTGGAGCGGCACTccgttgtgctctctccccttcacttcaattacaATAATTTGTTGCTTTGCCGGTAAAGATCTACGAACAACAAGTCTTGTACAGACACCAGATTctagtccgatatcagccctgaggcaaatattggatgagaatcatctgacttgtgtacatgaTGGAATGCAGATAGGGGAGCCATGCAGATCTGGCAGCAGGCGGTAATATGGGGCCCTGGACtcctcactgctgcccccattcattttctatggggctccTGCGAGTAGTAAGGAAGCGATACCACACCGCCTGGGTGAACACAGCCTAATGTCAAAAAACAGAGCccattatgtattttatacaatGCGCTCATGCATGATAATTATTCTGGGTATGGGGATCACAGTCTCCATTGCAGTATAATGAAGTATAACGCAAAGATGAGGCCAGTGGGGAGTAGTGTAATAGTCTGCTCCCGGGACACACATGGGTAAGTACAGGCACACTGAGCGTCGCTCCAGTAAATTCTGGGTGTGTAATCAGGATATAATGAGTATTTCTCGGAACAACTCACCATGATGGTTTGCCGGAGTCCACACGTGGCAACGATCAGCACACGCTCACCGTAGCAGGCCAATCAGAAGCACACTTCCGGTTGCCCTTACTAAACATGGCGGATGTTTCAACAGGAAGTAACCCACAGAATGTAGTTCCGGGCTGAGAAGGTCACATGAGAGTTGCAGGTTGGAAGGTACAGCAGGAGGGTGAGTGATGTGGTGTCTGGGGGATCATTTTAGGTTGACGTCATTTCGAGCTGTACATCTCCAGAGACACCGAGAGCTCTCCCGAGGCTGGACAAGACGCCCGTGGAAAGTGCTGTTCATGTCTCATGATATTCATGGCCATTTTAATTGGGTTTTATGTAATGTTTGGGgttgtattttaggaaatccaggaacattttttttatttattgttattaatattatttatttattttccatctgTCAATGATCCCATAGGGAAggcttcttccttttttttttttttgtgacaccTTTATATAAATAGGGGTCACCTGTATTACATGAATAGCTCTGATCCTTCTACACAATACTCAGAATTGTCTGTGTCCTCTCACTTCCTGCCCAGGATGAGGGCAAATCCCCCCAACAGGGATACCGACCACTATAAGAACCAGACAGAGGTGCAAACCCCTTACTGCTCAATCCAGGACAAGATTTAGCTGGAGTTGGGTCAAAGAGACAAAAAAGGGAGCTCCCTGGATAATTTCTTGAAAATGCCACTGACCCAGCGGCTATGTTGATTACACTGATTTCCAGGAGGTAGGCAGCCATGCTCATAGCATTTTCAGCAGGAGGTTCACAATCACAGACGTTTTGGTAATAgtgatacaaacaactttatttacagCAAACGTGAATGAAAAGCTGTCAGTACCTAACTTCTGTATAGAAGGAATTTATTGCACAAGGTTCCTGATGCAACAGACGACTAAACTCACAGCTGATCagaagaagaacagagagaaCCCTCATAAAGCATAGTCCAATTTAATCTTGCAGGGAGTAAATTCCCTCCTGATCCCCAGGTCAATGTTGTACAATCGTATCTCCTATTCATAAGGACAGTCAGGCATGTTTTGTACCTGTAGAACACATTCAGCCTCTTTTATGAAATTCTAGAACTATCTCTAGGAGACGACTCGGACACATTTTATTAGCTCTTACATCAGAGACAGAAGTATGGGATAAGATTGACATTTTAACCTAATTTATATCTGATTCCTATACAGAGTAAAGCTGGGTAGCACTGGATCTTCACCCTGCTTGTCCCAGGACCATTAGCCTTTCCTCACCTTGCTGCCTTCTAATTACTAAGCCCAGAACAAAATGGCACCAGACACAAAAGAGACCCTTTCTGGGGTGGGGGAGAGGCTGGATCATCTATTGCTTCAACTAATGGATGATTTGGAGACTctgaaagagaaaagagaacaaCTCAACAGCCTCATAGAGAAGGTATGTGCTTTGTATTCTACCGGGTCCCAATGTCTTATTCCTCCAAGATGTGACAACTTCCTGACAAATTGATTGATTACATATTTAATGAGTTTCTCTAGCATAGCTTTGTAGATTTAAAGCTTTACCACCTTGTTGGCATTGTTGACTTGTCTGGGCTACCCAAAAATCTCATATTTCTGTTAGTTTCAATAGTGACTGTTCCCCAAAAGTTTGTATTTGTTTCATGTTGCATAATTGCATAATAGTTTTTCATTGTGATGTCCTCACTGAAGAGTTTGTCCAAAAAAttgttgtcaccaagacagagaGGGAGGGAAGAATCTAAGATTTTGAGTTTAGATAAAATCTTACAATGACTGACCACTGTATAagaaggtattattttatttgaatacataTCCCTCTACTTCTTGTGTCTGGAGAATGAAAATGAAGAGTTACCCTCCTCAGTGGGATATGGACTGAAAAAGTCCTTGCCAGAGTTTTACCCTTTCCTTTCGtatgcaaacataaataaataaataaataaataaaaaaaaaaactggttctCCTTTCCAGTTTTGACTGATTTCAGATAAGGGTTTAGACCCAACACACTGACTTCAATCACTGATCACTTATAATGTACCGGTACTTAAAGGTGTAAAATTACTGAGCTTCCTCCTTCTGGTCTGTAAATCTTTCCAGGGAAACCTATACCAAAACAATCTGTCCTTAATATATGGGTCACCTATTTTTCAGGGATGGTTCTTTCTCTCGCAGTCACGATATTCTATGGGGAATAAATTTGTATCATCTCTGCAGTATAAACAAGACATGGTTCCCTCCATCTGTGTCCAGACCAGGTGAgctgtaaacatttatatttacatactacatatagagctctatttataaaaccgggAATCcaacattccttcaaacattccctggggcTCCCTTGCTGCCGTTAAAACACATAAGCCTGGACTCttcccaccagggaatcttttagagaatgtcagatttcctctTTTATCCATAGAGCGTATTATGGTTATCCTAAAAATGactgaattaaaattaaattgtcagTATACATATAAGCATTATATAAGCCTCGGgtctttaattctgcttttattgacACATTGAATGTGACACCAAGAACACAATAGTATCAGTATGGTCAATCAAAgctgtaaacaaaatataaaaaaataatatatttatagtttctgtgttcaaaaaatttccaaaaatgtatttgaataaaacATCAGAAATTATAGATTTCCTATTGGATGGGGCAACACAGAATGTTATAAGCAACAAGGATGGAAGCAAATGTGTCATATTAGCATGCAAAATTCATGAGTATCCATAAAATTTCATAAATCACCTCTGCAGGTTCACCTCCAATTATAAGATTTAGgaatctaaaaatctaaaaccGAAAGCACATCATCTTgagcagttttgtatttttattattacactatttatatagtgacaacatattgcacagctttttgcatagtcatgtcactaactgtctatcaaaggggctcacaatctaatgtccctaccacagtcatatgtcattaccacagtctaaggtcaattttgggagaggccaattaacctaccgtatttttcggaccataagacgcactttttttccccctaaagtggggggaaaatcagggtgcgtcttatggtccgaatgcatatttttttacttacctgtatccctcatgggcgggcacaagtgccgcacgctggatctcaggggaaatcaaatgaattttttttttcttgttttcccgtgcggaaaacctggtgcgtcttatagtccggagcgtctaatggtccgaaaaatacggtaattgcatgtttttggaatgtgggaggaaaccaacacaaacacagggagaacatgcaaaatctgtgcagatagtgtcctggctgagattcggacttgggacccagtgctgcaaaggccagaatgctaaccattAACCCACCGTGCTGACCAGGGTactaatttgttttacattaaagtagaactaaaattaAATTGTAGAAAATGTCAGGTAGGTTCTTGATTGCAGAAGAGAtggacaatgtcccttctgcaataaaataaacgtatcTGCCTAGTTGCAATTGATTTTCTTACATTTATGTCTCCTTGCTCCATTAAGTGCATCAGCATTTTCACCTAGTCCTGGGTGTGAGATCTTCAGGAGTTCATTAATTTCTGGCAGAAAGCTTTGCCAGGATCATTTATTGAGCTGTCCATGCTCAGCTCTGTgtacattgaagaaaagattgtgaacaggcagataagttcATGTTATTGCACAaaggacattgcctatcccttctgcaaagaTGAACCTATCTGCtcaggatttttgttttttctattttagttccaatttaatgcCCTAGGTGGTGcgctcttggtgttttgtttttttttttgttaaaataaagtggACATTTTTCTTGATATTTATGACAGCACAGTGATATTTTTATGCGTGATAGTATTTCATGGTAAAAATGTTCAGAGAAggatacagtgttctccccagaaattttttttttcagccgggtggtgggtaGCTGTAGCCGGGCGTTAAAAAAGTGAGTGGGgaaagacacagcaaatttagtgttcctagTTTTTGCCATaagtatccagtaacccctattattgtgccAGTGTTTTACCTAACCCCTACTCCCCCATcctttgtttcaactttctaatgcctggcttgttagtatgtccaatttttccatattatgcccaaactgtccaatgctgtgtattttgatccaactgcctagtgtttcatgttttaagagtgtaatcccttgtagtagtgtaatagtctGATGTGGTTTAGTTCACAATATCAGTAATAAGCAGCCCACAggcacctgggatatgtgacacaaatattccaggaggctgccgATTTACCATTCATCCCTTACCATCATGGCAGTGGTGATCCTCcctcaaaaatggaaaagaaaaacaacacgTTTTTCCAGGTATATAAAAGGGGaaagttaaaaaagttatttctttataggttaaaatgtgttgatgctttaagagcatcgTGCATGTGATAGCAAGATGGTAGTAGGACAGCCAATGTCCCCTTCTCATCactgctcatatttttttttttttaatttaaaaactttaaaaaaaaaatctattcgcGAGTGtgcgtgtacaatgacatcatggGCAGCATAGTGTGATGGCTGCGTGTGTATAAAgactgcttgtcatattctgcagcctaacaactctgTGTTCAAACCTTCTCCTAAACCCTTCGTTGGAACGACTTGACAATTTCATTGTagacaggggaccctcatagctactagtaaccaaaatttctttaaagaatgttaAGATATGGGGGTAACAagttttaaaacttgtgaaaattttATATTGAGATTGCTGTTTCAAAAGGCAAGTGCATCTTggagcccaaaattaaaaatgcaaattttcacaaaactatatttgtaatatagGGTAGGGTAGCAcagccctttctgcttctgttctttgaaccccattttctctggAATGTGGAGGTgcaggaaaaggaaaatgtaggtgcaagtggcaAACGTTAATAAACCCCCCTAGAtgttcattagcatggcatcattaaaacataaaaaactcagcCCATCAAAAcaccctgccctgttacacataactgtccgcttccctaccttgaaccatAATTTCGcaagaacagagaggtgcaggtaaacaaaattataggtgcaagtgggtggacacttgtggctaactccctcccaaactttcatcaccatggcatcattacaaacATAAACTCTGCACATCAAACTCACCTCCCTGTTACACttgactgtaccctaccagtacctgaaccccagcttttgttttgatgggcagagttttttatgttctaatgatgccatagtgatgaaattttagtggGTGTTATCCACACATTTTTCGCATCCACAGAATTTAGGGTTCaggtgttagaagtgggcagtattGTCTAACAGAGTGGTTTGTTTGCCatagtatttacattttagtgGGAGGATGGGGTAACCCAAAGGTGGCCCCCTACTGcacttacatttttgggtttgcaCACCCCACTATTCTATGGAAAtcggggttcaaagaagagaagcagacagggtaacatagtatgacagttatagatttgtgacaggtaggtatcaatttaaAGACCCCACCCCAATGGtgcttgctatgtaagtggccctgggggtccccaatttgttttttcagttaAGACTGCTAGGCGCTTTTGCTTCTGAAACAGTAaccccaatgttttattttctttaaattctaaAAACCTGGGGGACTGATTTTGTGGTTGCTATTAACCTCCCAAGCGGTaagcccgagtcacactcggggtaggttactgaatacagtgcttacctgatccaccggcgtcccaCGTCGCCCATCGCCGCGattcctgtcttctttcttcttcctccggcgtcttctgcacccgatgagtcaccaggggagttcccggtgacgttagtGCGCGTGTAAGTTGCCAGCGGAGCAGGGCGGacaattcaaaatctatttgtattgcattcaatacaaaataactgtattgaatgcaatacattggatttaaatgtgtaaaagcagtaaaatgttttcaagaacatttattttacagtatatataatagtatgagtataattttttttttaatttaaaatatatatatatatatatatatatatatatttttttttttaatttattatttttacatgattttgtgtttcaaactttattgtactaatatattatactgtaaaatacattttcatgaaaaacaatgtaccgcttttagacatataaaactggaaagaaatgtaccgctagggaggttaactaaGAGGGAcctctgtgcaccctgaaaattttaaGTCATTAGGACATATGGTTTAGGacagtggtagccaaccttttggACTTCACGGACCACGGAATCCGGATCCCGCATGTGcggggaaccgtgtgtcactcaaagggcaagaaacttcccACAGAAAGATGTCAAGATtgtcagaacccgcccactctcccatcgcaggctcagacctattTACCAAACATCCTGGGGGGAAAGTAGTGCAGGGATGTGGACGCAACAAAGGTAATGTCCATACGGctgacatgatcagcggggtaaggagaaggttggcgaccactggtttaggagatatgaaggtttgtacacagagttgtaaggctgcacaATATGTCATGCAGCATTCACATACACTGCTATCACACTGTCCTGATGACACACACTCACTTGGGCGGATACAtttacaggcagctttttttttcaatataaaacataGCAAAGGTTTGCACCTGAAAACAGAGCAGCCTCTCTGTTGTCCATTCAGAGAATTAGAGCTGCGGAAGAAAGCCGGGTGTGGGAGGTAAGGCAGCTGGGCGCTCTGCCCActtaaagggggctggggagaactatgcggGATatgttaaaatgcataaaaacgaattattatgacatttttatttttcttcattcacTGCTTGTTTCTAAAAATTTCCATAATATGACTATTAGTAGGCaaaattatttagtttttatcAAGTTTTCTAAAGAATTTTATCAtttgagtcattgggcctgatgtattaaagttctccaagactagactatcattggaaaacctaggtgatccagcaaacctggaaaggatttctgaGAAGTCAATTGctattatttgggaaatgttttttaatttggaccagatctattctgggttttctgggtcacccagtttcacttataatagtctatcttctccagttttggagagctttaataaatcaagtccattgtgTTAACATTTGTGCTGCTTGGGAACCTGTTCCTTTGCTTGTTTGCTTCAAGCTTGTATTCTTTCTTCTAGTTTTTATAAACAAGACTTTGTCTCATTGATGACCTGTCCTTTTTTCTGCACTACTTATGACTTAGCACTTCAGAAGATGGTGTGACAATGTTTCAGGTTGAAAAAATTGAATCGGAGCAAAGAAAATCTGTGAAAAGAGCAGATGCTCGAGAGGTTAAGACAATCGGAGCAGTGGATCAAggtaagtaataaaatgtatactccAGTCAAttggaaataaacatttaaaattaaacgCCACACAAGAATGTTCTGACTTGCACATGGTCAAGAAAAGTGAGCactttataaacaataaatttgtAAAAGTCTGCCGAACAGTTTATTGTGTAATTGGGCTTTGATGGAATCGGTTTTTGCCCAACATATACCACAGTTACATACCTAGCTACTATATACTATGCCATCCCTGAACTAGTAGGTGGTGGTTCATCATCTTGTATTGCCGGTTAGCCAGCTCGCTGAATCTTTTCTCTTTATCCTGTATTTACTAATACTGAGCTTGTGAATATGCAGCCAGGGTGTGTACTGGTCCAACAGTGCCCTCTGTGAGCATAAGGCACCTTTCTGTCCTGCAGGCACAGAAACAACTAGATGACAGGAAATTTGCTGACCTTAGAACAGTTGGGACATATCCTGAATAGCATTAGCAATACAATACTTTGAACTTTTTactaatattcaaaaatatatttatattcttttccaGTGGTGAGACACCGGGGCCAAAAAGTAACAACAGAGATTCCTAAACACCCAAAGGTTGaagtaaatgaaaaacagaagTCGCAGCCTAGTAATGACCCCTTGCGCTGGTTTGGAGTGCTTGTTCCTCAAAGCTTGCGCCAAGCACAGAGTACTTACTGCCAAGGTGAGCCAAGCCAAGCTTTTTTTCCCTTGCAACAGCTTTAGATGTTAACTTACTTATCACTTTCAATTCTTAACAATGGTAATAGTGGTCAGGAAGGCAAAGAGAAAGTGTAAAccctaataataataagcatGTGATGAACAACAGACAGCCATGTGAACTGGCTTTATGTGACAAGTCAAATAACATCTTTTCATGCCGTTTTCCCCAGGTATCCAATTGGCTGCTGAAGTTGCCTCTCTACAGAACAGCATCAATGAGAACCGCAAACAGTATCAAGCCTTACTGACTGATAAACATCAGCTACAGTCTCAGGCTTTCTCTGCATAGTTCAGACCTATTTTATGTCTATTTATCATTTTCACCTATTCCACCCTACAAAATGTTGACTTTTGTAGAATTGTTTAATctccaaccttaaaaaaaaaaacaacgtgtGGCTCTCTGCTTTCCTCAATGTATTCTGTGATCTGAAATCCTTCCTGCATCACAGATTTCTTCTAAGCACCTCTAAGACTGTTCATGTTAATTATTGTTCATTTTCCTAATATCAGACTTCTTTTATAAGCTGTTTCTTGAATCTTTCTCATAAGTTATGTACAAACCTGCTTCATTTTAAATCCactgctgtatatattttattgtttttttgtctgaAATTTAAGGTGGATGTAttcaattaaaagcattttttatgctGATTAACATCCATCATTTATTGTCGGAGTTATTACTTGTATACAGCACCTGCCTTGTGTCTGGATGTTTGGATGTCTGATAAAATCTGTCCAATGGTTTACTTtacagtgtggttactgcttacTGGGTCCCCAATTTCAACTACTAGGTGCCCACTAGCATTATTAAGGTTTGCttttgcaaacacctgaaaaaatccttgggaacattttttttgatgGTTGCAAGTTTCACGGGATGAAGGCAGTAGACTAGGCCAAAGAGGCAGTGGGCTAAATTATGCTGGTTGTCGGTTGTCAGAATGCAGATGTCTGTCTGCAGAAATGAAAGAAatccttgggggggggggggatagaatCTTTAGactgaatgtgatttttttattgtaggtggtttttattattttattccacaatattacatagtaggttgggttgaaaaaagacacaagtcaatcaagttcaaccattagggaaataaacatatcccaaataaaaaaccccataggacatagttggtccagaggtaggcaaaaaaaccttggtataatttgcttcaacgggaaaaaatttccttcctgatacCATGAGGTATCCGAATGTTACcgggatcaacagtcactgttatttttactttaaagccttaatacccagttatattctgtgcttctagaaaaacatccaactttttcttaaagcaatctatagtagttgctgaaactacttcctgagggagctgattccacattttcataagccttacagtgaagaatcccttccttatctggagcttaaactccATTTCCTCTATttgcaaagagtgccttcttcttccttgtaatgatcttaaagttaatagttgggaagagagttctctatatggaccgtttatatatttatacagagtgatcatatccccccttatacgtcgtTAAAGTGGATACCTTTTCACAATGTGCTGGTAGCTTTCTACTAGAAATGATGGTTGTAAAATGCTGCATGGCGATATATGCTACAGGAGATATATGCTGTCAATGTGCACACCAGTGTGAAAGCAATCATTCTTGGGCCAACATTTGTAGTTACTCCTAAACTGGTGACCTGCAAAGGCTTTATAAAGTGTCCCCAGTGGACATTTTTGTGTTCTATAGTTTCTCATTGATTCTCACCTGAAATGTTTGCCATCTATTTACCTTCACTGtgtatttaacatataaaaaatgagGATTGTAATGAGCTTGTGTACACTAAACCTCTGTGTATTTTGTactgaaaatatagattttataattcagtaaatactgtatatcaataAAGATTTGCCATCATTTTACTCCACATTGTCACTGCTTTCagataatttgtatattgttGATCTCCAGgcacaaatgtgcattttatcatatgtacaggggaaaaaaattcccagGCAAATGAGTGAAAAGATAGGTAATGTATGTACTCGTACCTGTACTATGTAGTATATAGGTTACTCATTACAACTCTTTTCACATTCTAATTTGAATCCATTGCTTTGCCTGCTGCGGCTCAACTACTGGTGACTTCAGTAAAAATAATACCCACCTTGAGccattttctttctataaatcCCACCTGACATTCCCAATGAACAGCTTATGGAACAGACACTCCCAGTAAAAGTATGTTTTCAACTACAGCAGCTTAGCATATAGACAGATTTTATTTTCAAGCAGCAACAATACGCAGCATGTTGACAGTCATAACTTTGtacctaataaaaacataaaattgttacGTAGATTCACCTGGAACTTTTCTTTCCAGGGCCAGGGCCACCCTTGGTATATTGATTGTGGTGGTTTGAATTACCCTATCAGCCTCTCATATTTGTGTAATCATGATAGTAGGATTTCCATGACTggagatacatttttttacattcctatagCAACCCTTCAATAAATATGATCACTTAGGTCTAGTAATGGTCTACAAATTGCAGAATTCTCAATGTCTatgcattttttactgccaacACATCTGGTGCGAACAGACCCAAAATGGAATGAGGCTAGTCATGGAAAGGAAACTCTTCTGGACAGGACATAAACACTCATGCTGCCTTCTCCTGAAGAATACAGTACTGATTTTTGcaccacaaaaatacaatattttctgaATTTACTGTGTGTCATCCAAGTGTTCCTGGGACACTCTTTTTGCCCATTAAGTCTGACatgtaaaaaagttaaatgtaaatgttccCTTTTTAGCACATCCACCCACAAAATGGCCGACCTGTGGCCTGCTGTATGTGGATGTTGCTTCTTTCTGCTGCTTTATGAAGAAATCTCTTCATACATTTCATTGTAAAACATGACACAATTCAGCAATGTAACTTCTAGTCAAAAAGCATTTCCCTTTACTAAGGAAGTAATGCTCAGAAGCTTACCACAGAGAACTGAGGTGACAAGCCAGCGATTATGACAGGAAGTGTTACAAGTATATCATATCGACCCATGACAACTACCTATGACAGGAAGTGTCAGCCACAGTGAGGAAATGAGAGAACAGCTTCAGATGAGCTGAGGGGGCATAGAGCATTAAAGATGAATTTGGATTTATGGAGCCACTGCTCATTATGAACACCAGAGGCAACCATTTTTGATGGCACCTGCAGGGATATATCCAACCATGGCTGGAGGTGAAAAGCCCCATGAACTCCTGGAGGAGGATGGTGAAGTTT is drawn from Pyxicephalus adspersus chromosome Z, UCB_Pads_2.0, whole genome shotgun sequence and contains these coding sequences:
- the VMA22 gene encoding coiled-coil domain-containing protein 115, with product MAPDTKETLSGVGERLDHLLLQLMDDLETLKEKREQLNSLIEKGWFFLSQSRYSMGNKFVSSLQYKQDMVPSICVQTSTSEDGVTMFQVEKIESEQRKSVKRADAREVKTIGAVDQVVRHRGQKVTTEIPKHPKVEVNEKQKSQPSNDPLRWFGVLVPQSLRQAQSTYCQGIQLAAEVASLQNSINENRKQYQALLTDKHQLQSQAFSA